The Juglans microcarpa x Juglans regia isolate MS1-56 chromosome 8D, Jm3101_v1.0, whole genome shotgun sequence genomic sequence CATGTGAAAAGATCTTTGAACTTCATCTAGGTCTCTTACCCGCTGGTTTGCAAACCTTTGACGGAGCacaccatttctttttttccttgccATTACTCTCCCCCCAGAAGAATGACAAAAGACTGGAATTTATCTTATCACGACCAACGAAACTGCCAGAACTGCAAGCGTATGAGTTGCCATGCATGATAACACATGCCGAATAAGAATGAGACGACCTCCTTGAGACATCAACCTCCTCTTCCAACTCGTCACCTTATCTCGAGTTGTAGAGACCAATGGATCAAGCATTCTAGCCGTAAGGCGTCTCGGACTCAAAGGTGCTCCAAGATATGTCTCAGGAAATTTACCTTGGGAATAGAGCTGATTTTTCCTTGTTTATTAACTGACCAGACCAACTTTCATACACCTCCAACGTTTTCAAAGCATCTTCAATGATCCCCTTTCTCCATTAGTGAAAACCAGAAAGTCATTCGCATATAATAAATGAGAGATTAACGGCGCTCCCCTAGGATGATAAAAATTCCCAATCCTCATCtcctcaaatttttttcttaagagCTGAGAGAGGATTTCttctatcaaaataaataaataaggcgaTAGCGGAACACCTTGCCGAAGGCCCCGCTGAGGCTTGAAAAATCCCCTATAAGTACTGTTCATCATTATAAAAAACCATGGAGTCGAAACACATTCCGCTATAAACTTACGAACACGACtagaaaaaccaaaacccacCAAAACCCAAAGCAAAAATGGCTAGTCAACCCGATCATAAGCCTTAGCCATATCTACTTTTAATACCACATTTCCTCTTTACTCTTCCTATTAATagaatgaaccatttcctgTGCTAacgtaatattttcaaagatacttCTACCAGGGAGAAAAGCCCCTTGTTCTGGAGAAATAATCTTAGTTAGGCAGCGCGTCAATCTTACTACAATAGTTTTTGAATAAATCTTATAGGTGACCGAGCATAAACTAAAAGGCCTAAATTTTCAAAGCTTCTTGGATTCTTCATTTTAGGAATTAGAACAAAATACGAAGAAGTGAAAACTCTGGGGTGCGGCACCCCACCGAAAAAATCCTTGGCAGCTTCCAATAAATCTTCTTTGACAGAATCCCAACATGATTCGTAAAATCTCGAACCAAAACCATCGAGCCCTGGACTACTATCTTATGGGATCGACTTAGAGCCAATTTCAGCTCCAATTCCGAGGGCTCATTAACAATACACTCATTTTCTTCATCCGATACCATCGTCGAAATCAGTTGACTCAAATCAGGCATTACATTGGATGATTgttcagaaagaaaaagatggaagTGATTGACCGCACACTCATGAATTTCCTCAGGTGAAGCCAAAATCGTACCATCTTCCAAAACCATAGCGTCAATCGTCGAAGAATTCCGTCTTTAATTAATAACCGTATGGAAAAACTTGGAGTTTTGATCAACCTCCACTAACCATTGCTTCTTCGCAATTTGGGATACACGCATCTCCTCCCCTCTTCTCCCAATAATCCAATTCACATTGGAACTTTGTTTCCACCTCCTGATCATATTCCCTTTTCAGTTGCTCCTCTAGATACAATATGCGCGACTCTAACTCCTTGATAGTTACATCCACTCGTCCAAAGACCTCTTCATTCCACCTCTTTAATGCAATCTTAGCCTTTTTTAATTTAGACGCCAACTTGCACATTCCCGCACCATGCACTGGTTCCATCCAAACCTGTTtcataaagttataaaattttgCATGAGAACTCCACATATTTTGATACCTGAACGGAGGAGGCCCATATCTTGATGTAGGCTTTGAGAAATGTATAAACATTGGTTTATGATTCGACGTCTTCCTCTCCAAATATTTAAGCTAGCTGATTGAAAGTATTGATGAACGGCACATTCACTACAGCCCGATCAAGCTTTGCCCATCTCCTAGTCTGACCAGCATGcccattgaaccaagacatacAACCACCCTGTGACGTCAACTCCACCATCACACAATTATTCAGACAATTATTAAATTCCTCCATAGCACCCAAAGGTCTAGGTTGCCCCCCAATTTGTTCCATGTCCTCtctaataatgttaaaatccccCACAATAATCCAAGGATTCAAACCTACAAGTAAAGCTTCCAGATCAAACCATAGCCCCATACAATCTGAAAAGGAGCATTTCACATAAACAAACGTGACAAGCACTTTTGACCCATTAACGACCACCCAACCTGTGATCATTTGATCTGACATACTCTCCACCTCAAAATCATCCTGCCCATTCCACATTACCCACATTTTACCACCTATTGCTTCATTCGAGCAATAGTTAGAAAAATCTAAATACTGCGCGAAGCGAAACATCGAATCCTCCTTCACGAACGGTTCCGAAATAGCCAACATAGATATTAATATTTCCTGACCAACCTCCTTAAGCGTTTCTTTGAAGTGCCTATGCCACGCAAATTCCACACCATCATTTTTGTCGTCATAGATTGAGTTTAGCATGACGGATAATAATCCGTTGGGATTGTTGCACACCATTACTGGGATTTTCTACCACCAGACTTCTAGTTTGAGTACCTTCTGAATCATATCCTTTATCTGAAGCCAAATCATGTAGTTTGCTCTCCTATTCATACGCTAATTGAAATTGTTCTAAATCCAACCCTTTATTCTCAACCATGAACTAATTTTCCTGTTCCAAAATTTCAGACACCAGACTAAACTAGTTACTCGCATCATCACGGGGTGGAATCATCTACTCATTGCACCACCAAACAGCCTCCTCATGATGTGGAATCACTGAACACCAAGCTTCACAAGCAAGTTCACAAAGCTCTCCTTCCTCTAGCCCTGGGTTCAGTCCCAGGGAATCATAATCAATAAGAACCTCACCACCCTGCCCTCTTTCGCTTAACTGAAGCGCCCTACAATCTTCAATCACCTCTGGAACTTTATTTTCTCCCTGCTGCCCCTCCTCCCCCACCACATCATTTACCTTGCTTTGAACATCTTTCTGTACCCCTGAACTGTCTGAACACTTTTAGAAGATCCCTCCCCTAGCAGACTGTCAACCACAAGGACCTGAAGAGGACTTtcctcatctaaaattatttttcctttatccTCAACTGATATTACATCAATTCCACATTCCTTAATTAGCAGACATTACGATGGGTTCTACCATCACCTTTCCACTTACAccttcatttaattttttttatccctcTTTCCCACCTCTTTCCAAGCTTTGGAATCCCCTTTCTTCCCATCCATCCGAATCCCATGTTTCGAAATTGGTTTTGCCTTTGCCCCATCGCCCATCCTACAAACAACCTCCGTATGACCCTGATGGAAACACTGGTTACaataaaaatcttgtttctcatACACCACTTCCTGCCAAACATGATGTTTTTGACCGACCACCAACGGGAAACCCTGAACTGGCTCCACCTTCAGATCCACCTGTAGCACGAGTCCGATACATCGTGGCATTATCTGTACCAAGAAACTTTCCAAACCGTGAAGCAAGAATCTGAAGACAGTCCAACTGATACAACAACAACGGCAATCCAGGAAGGTATATCCATTGAGCAGCAATGGAAGGCTCTTTTTTTACATCAAAATCCACTTACCAGTTAAACAACCAGAACTGACAACCAGCCACAACCCTTCCCTTCCTTGCCCATGCATGCAAATAATCTTTCTCATTAGCTAGGTGCAGCAATACATGATAAtcatccataaaactaatcatcgGCACCTCACTGAAACCCCAAGTCTTAATAATCTTCAGCCTCAAAACATCAATGGATGGTCTCTTCGATAGGAATTTTAGAACAAGTGCAAACTTTAGATCCTCAGTCGCCCTATCCATCTCAACATGGGAAAACACAAATCCTAATTCCCCATTGATGATCTCAGGCTTTTGTAAATGTAACCTAAATTTAGATTGAAGTAAAGGCCGTGGTAGAGCCTATGCAAAAAAACATCTATCATCCGCACTAGTTCCACACTTATCCCATGTAACCAACTTACCATCGTGAGCAGTGTCCAACCTAATCATCGGAGCCCTCTCAATCCCGTCGGCAACCAGAGTCATAAGAGGGCCTCCCATGAGGGGCAGAATGAAACCAAGCGTGCACTCAAGAAACCTACATAACCCTAGCAGAGAGCAAAAAATCGCCCTGCCACGTCACCAACACTCAAGAAGCATTTCCCCGACTGGTCTTCAACATAAAGCTTCCAATTGttccatatgcatgcataatacaTATTTCTCGTAATGTCTctgtattttttgttgttttctagATTCATCATCCAATTCCAGCcgcatatatatagtactaaccCTTTGTATTTTGTGCTACCGATTAGCTTGTAAGCTTTCACTTTGTTCGTATACTTGTAGCCATTAATTTGTTTCTTGGATTATGAATTCAGTGTTGTGCTAAACAATGGCGGCAAGTATCCTTATGAATTGAAGtgtttcttatttgtttttttcatccTACTTTTGCCatagttcttttgttttttttcttcgcaagtaaactttcatttcaattaaaACCAAGACTAAGTTTATTACAAATGTCTTAAGCAGGAAAAGTGAATATTTAcagatgaaaaaatatgttcatcatcttttttctcatcatcccatgatgaggtattagatgataggttcacaagtgaaatatattaaatagtCTCCAATTATCTAATGCCATAGCATatgatgatgagaggatgatgaaaattaggatgatgagtagtTTAGAGGCATGATATTAGAGGCAATGTAGGACTGACACTTTTCTctataaaaagttttaattttgggAGTGATTGAGATTGGCTCATCGGCACCTATTTAATAGAGGCATGATATTAGAGGcatttcttgaatttatttaatctttatttAGTTAGATAGGGGAAAGATCACTTGGGCCATTGGTTTTGGGCCAAAAAAACTTATTCCGACATTATATGATTTAAAGATCGAGGGCAACGTACGAGCCCAACCTCAAAAGCCATTTTTCAGATGGCATCAGAATAAAcagaattatcaaaattatgGATGCAAACGAAACTATAACTTGTGATTCTGGTCATGATTGCAAAATTATCATTCAtccaaaaagtttaaattgataaGAATAtgtagatttaatcatttatattctttttaaatgcTCACTCATGTGTAGGTCAGACTCCCCCTCAATAAATAGGCCTAACACgtaaaatattgaattaaataGGTAAAGTGTAGAGTCAAAACTTAAACTCAAAACTTTtctttgataccatgtgaaaaTATAACCTCTCGTCTCAAAAGCTTAAGCCTAATAGAAGtggtagatttaattatttatatttatcgtAACAAAGATTGGGCCAATCATTATATCCAAACAACATAGACAATTGGTTAAAATTGAGTTTaccttattatttaaaaaaaatcaatttattatatatgtacgtacaaATGTGTATGATACATGCCTTAGGTTTATGTGACAGCTTATTATTACAAAGAGTTGATACCGATAAGgtcaaattgtttttttttttttttcaatttttttatacattatttttatactcttaaatatttttaaaaaattcacaatatcattaaaatattttttcttaattattaagtaaaaaaaaggaaaaaagatagATTCAATCGATAGCCACCATGACTTTTGTCGATGGATAAAGTATTATcctattacaaataatataagattttattgtattttgttttcgtTGGCAAGCCACACGATTTTGATCCTGTGAATTAAATAAAGTCGTTGCATTCAAAGTTTCTCGGTAAGTCTACTTGCATCCCTTTACACGTTTGCAAATTCAAGTCCTACTGCGTAAAACAAACGTCCAGATCTCACACCCATTCATTTTCTGCATGTATGAACTCAAGACTTTTGTGATTTTACAGAAGTTGTCAGTACGAATAGAGAAGACTTTGAGAAGACTTTTGAACTCATGATAGGAGTTGTCGAGAACTCATATTGGGAAAATTGGTGCATCGGTGGGTCCTATGGTTTACTAATTCAATTGTGTTCCATATTAATTCTCCCCGTCCTCAATGGCAATCAATGGACCAACttgaacattttttgttttttttgttttcaaaaagtaTCAACTTGCTTTAAGATTAAATTGATCACTTTAAGGATAGCAATGAAAAataggggaaaagaaaaaaagaaatgaggagaaggagaaaaaaaagagcggaaagagataaaataagagagagggaaaatggAGAGATGAAACTGAAATGTTGGTGCTTGATTTCCAGCTCCGAGTGACAAGAAGCTCGAAAAAAGTTGCCAACAAGTTTGTGGCATTGCTGCTGCCACAAACCAAATGCCAGGGTTGAATATTATCACAAGAGTACATTATTGGGTACATGTACCCAAAGCATTCCGTTGCTAACATGTGCTTCAAGGTGTATGGATACATCAACATGACTCAAGATCTAGCCCTTCTGGCAAACTTTAAACTTGGACATGAAGATTCCACCAAGATCAATGTTCATGGCACAGGTGGTAGGAACTTTACTAGCAGTAATTGTATACACGGGAACCTTGGTTAACCTAGAGTGCATCACTACTctaaaccttgaggacaaggtttttttttaagggCGGAACAATGTTATGAACCCAATCAACTTGGACTAGGCTtgagagcattggcaatggtctaGCCGTTGCTAACTAGTCCACAACTATAGAATACCACCCAAAATCTTCTATATATTGGAGggaatattcaatatatagaaatattaataatattatacaaatctAACAAATATATTGGAGTGAGTATTCAAAGTGAGCACATCTAACTCAGTGCAAATATATGCCTAGTTCAATATAAAAAAAGCAAACCAAGTAATAAAAATTGTTCAGCCATGAGCATATACACAAGTAATAAAAACTGTCTAGCTAGATCATGAGCAATGAGGATCAGTAGAATGTATAAGTTATAGGGAATGAGGAGctagaatgcatgcatgcatgcccaagtactaattaaataatacaTGCACagcagaaaaaaagaaaaaactactttTGAGGAATGGTGCAAACAGTAGAAGAAACTCCATTTTAATTATAATGGTGCAAACAGCAGAAGGAAAAAAGTGGTGCAAACAGCATTTTGATTATAATGGTCCACTTTGATTAAAATGCTATAAGATAACTCCACTTTGATTAAAATGTGTAAACAGCAAACCACATTAATTTCTTTGTGAGGAATTTTAGTAAAAACCTTGCTTGCAAAGACTATAGCAGACCAAGCACATATAGCACACCATACACAAAATCTGCATGCGAGGAATGCTATAATATAACTCCACTTTGATAAGgtcaaattgttttttttttttcaatttttttatacattgtttttatactcttaaatattttaaaaaaattcacaatatcattaaaaaaaaatttcttaattactaagtaaaaaaaaggaaaaaagatagATTCAATCGATAGCCACCATGACTTTTGTCGATGGATAAAGTATTATCCTATTACaaataatatgagattttattgtattttgttttcgtTGGCAAGCCACACGATTTTGAGCCTGTGAATTAAATAAAGTCGTTGCATTCAAAGTTTCTCGGTCAGTCTACTTGCATTCCAGTACACGTTCGCAAATTCAAGTCCTACTGCGTAAAACAAACGTCCAGATCTCACACCCATTCATTTTCTGCATGTATGAACTCAAGACTTTTGTGATTTTACAGAAGTTGTCAGTACGAATAGAGAAGACTTTGAGAAGACTTTTGAACTCATGATAGGAGTTGTCGAGAACTCATATCGGGAAAATTGGTGAATCGGTGGGTCCTATGGTTTACTAATTCAATTGTGTTCCATATTAATTCTCTCCGTCCTTAATGGCAATTAATGGACCAACTTGaacatcttttttttgtttttaaaaagtatCAACTTGCTTTGAGATCAAATTGATCACTTTAAGGATAGCAATGGAAAATaggggaaaagagaaaaagaaatgagaagaaggggaaaaaaagagaggaaagagataagataagagaaagagggaaaatggAGAGGTGAAACTGAAATGTTGATGCTTGATTTCCAGCTTTGAGTGACAAGAAGCTCGAAAAAAGTTGCCAACAAGTTTcacatctttctttctttttttctcagcttctcatctttcttttaattttcctttttttttttttttaattgaagacACAACGCACATGACATTTGCCTGATTAATAcactttcttaaaaataaggAAGTTGCCTACAAATtggctattttatttatggGTGGGGTCTACACCCACAGCTAGGGCTCCCGCTACgcgtttcaaatatttttttttgtctttttttttcatatcatttttaatacttttaaatcttttttaaaaaagaaaaaaattcataatatttttaaacaacattttcttaatcattaaggaaaaaaaaaaaagctgtagCTTCCAACGAGATCCctagcttttttatttatttataggaaTTATTGACACTCATGACCAGCttgtattcttttgttttttttaatcatgtcGAAGACCACGATTACAACCACTCATTTTTGGTTGATATTGGATATGGGAAATGCTTGGCCACCGAGAGGTGGTCTCGAGACATTTTCTCGAtactgtttttatttatttttatttggtatttGCACTCAAATTAAGACTTGTCATATGTTTCATATATAATGTTAAAATTGCTCATGTATGGGTAACTCACTCTATTGATCTCAACTTTTGGGTTTAAGAACGCTATATATGCAAATATAATGTTATGATTTGCAACAATCATAATCATCTTATTGAGGTGATATAAATCTTCTCAAATCCGTTAATTAAGAAACAAGAGCCTAATTTATTTGCTCATGTATGTGCACTTTGTTTAGCTTGTAAGCTTTTCACTTTGTTCATTTACTTGTAGCCATTGGTTTGCCTCTTGAATTTTGGTTTGCTTTCAAGattaaaatccaaaacttgaaaatttctcatctcatcattataattttttcaaatcctcacacaaaataacataagcaattaactttttcaaatctcaaaacaaaaataatattaaaaaatatattttaacaatattttatttaaatttttaactttaatatcaactcatctcatctcatatctgaaaacAAATACATAAGTATTGTGCTAAAAAATAGCGGCAAGCATCCTTGTTTATAGTTCTTAAGTGGACAGTTGTACATATATGGTATTGTACACCCTTCTTAGAACATGGTTTATAGTAGTGATTGTGATAAACTTATTCCGACATTCTATGATTTAGAATGCGTTTGAacgttgaagtgagttgagttgagttgagttgataaaatattattagaatattatttattattattattattgttttgagatttgaaaaagttgaattgtttattatattttgtgttgagatttgaaaaagttgtaatgatgagttgagatgaattatgttTTAGCCTTAAAGATAAAGGGTAATGTACGGTCCAACCTAAAAAGCCATTTTCAAATGGCGATAGAATAAACAAACTTATTAAAATTATGGATAATGAAACTATTACTTGTGATCCTAGTCACCACTGCAAAATCACCGTttgtccaaaaattttaaattgataagaataagtaaattttatcatttatatttatttaacactCACACTCACGTGTAGGCCGACAAAATCGCCCTCAATGAATGAGTCCAGTacgtaaaaaatttaattaaaaaggtaAAATGTAGAGTCAGGACTTGCACTCAAAATCTTTGTTATGATATCATGTGCCATTGATCTAACAAATTTAAGCTTAAAAAAAGTGGTagattaatcatttatatttgtctCGAAAATACTTGCATCCCTTTACACGGTTTCAAATTCAAGTCCTACCGTGTAAAACAAAGGTCCAGATCTCACAcccattaatttaattttctgtaTGAACTCAAGACCTTTGAGATTTTCTAGCGTGGGAGAATAGAAGTTGTCGAGAAGAAGTTTGTCAGTAAAGATTGAGAAGACTTTTGAACTCATAATAGCTAGCATGCATGGTTGTTGGCAAAGAAGTCGTGTACGTTCCATATTAATTACTCGGTTTCAAATTCAAGTCCTATTGCGTAAAACAAACCTCCATATAAATCAACCGAGCAATTACTTTTGTTAGGATTCCATAAATTGACCGTCCAAACATCAACTCTTagtgaataattaataattttgggatttttttttttatttttaaaaatattttttaaaaaaaatttatactagtCGATACTGAATTTACACTCTTTCTATTTGGGAACAACATCTGTGCTAAAACAGAGTAAAGTCGATTGTTGTGGGACCAAATTGATCATTTTATACAACTTTGAAGGTTGAAAGTTCTACAATCGTACAGAAtaaacacatgcatgcatgttcgaCGTTGTTGCCGAGAAGTTTCTCCTTTCTCTGACCCACTTTAtctctataattatttatttgggaTAAGTTCTGCAACTCTATAATTGGACCTCTTGCTAGATTGTAATCGCGCATACGTACTGATCAGAGCATGACTTCTTCTTCTATGGCCTTTCAATCAGGAGCTTCTTCCTCTTCGTCATCCTCTTCATCTCCTTCCATCCGTTCATGGAATTATGATGTATTCTTGAGCTTTAGAGGTGAAGATGTTCGCCATAACTTTATTTCTCATCTAAATCGTGCTTTACTTCAAAGTGGAATCAAGACTTACAAAGATAGCGTCGACCTTGAAAGAGGGGAGGAGATTTCACCGGCACTTTTCAAAGCTATTGAAGGGTCAATGATTTCTATCATTGTATTCTCTAAAAATTATGCAGAATCTAGATGGTGCTTAGATGAGCTATTGAAGATTCTTGATTGCAAGGAAACAATGCAGCAAATTGTTCTACCAATTTTTTACGACGTAGATCCATCGAAGTACGGCATCAAAAAGGATTTTTTGGAGAATCCTTTGATAAACTTGGAGATAAGCTCAAGGATAACGCAAAGATGCTGAAATGGAAGGTAGCTTTGCAAAGAGTAGCTGATTTGTCTGGTTTCGCATTAGCGAAATTCCGGTAAGCTTTGCCTATATGTACTTTCTCATGTGAATGCGCATGCtatatttgagaaatttatgagaaaaatTGAGACAAATATTAAAGGATCTGATTGGTGAAGAT encodes the following:
- the LOC121242446 gene encoding uncharacterized protein LOC121242446, translated to MVCNNPNGLLSVMLNSIYDDKNDGVEFAWHRHFKETLKEVGQEILISMLAISEPFVKEDSMFRFAQYLDFSNYCSNEAIGGKMWVMWNGQDDFEVESMSDQMITGWVVVNGSKVLVTFVYVKCSFSDCMGLWFDLEALLVGLNPWIIVGDFNIIREDMEQIGGQPRPLGAMEEFNNCLNNCVMVELTSQGGCMSWFNGHAGQTRRWAKLDRAVWMEPVHGAGMCKLASKLKKAKIALKRWNEEVFGRVDVTIKELESRILYLEEQLKREYDQEVETKFQCELDYWEKRGGDACIPNCEEAMVSGG